In Desulfobulbus oralis, one DNA window encodes the following:
- a CDS encoding CRISPR-associated endonuclease Cas3'', whose protein sequence is MKNSAWITVPYAHSLAGQGPESWEPLERHGQEVARMAAGFAAAFHSAQWAELAGELHDTGKARASFQKYLQYANGLLDSACDAPEHAHSGAGACWAAAKLGLAGRLLAYCIAGHHAGLPDFAGGITPNGALQQRLGEDGKVLAEPALAAWIARHEAGWLARRPGPPWPFKDTDVSFWLRMLFSCLVDADFLCTEGFMSPAQAAARGIYLPLAKLADLFFANLAAMQQAAASTEVNRIRSEIRAACEQAAHEAPGLFSLTVPTGGGKTLSGTAFALRHALRHGMKRIIYVIPYRSIIEQTADVLRSFLGTDNVVEHHTDLDPDKESQASRLAAENWDAPIIVTTTVQFFESLYACRSSACRKLHNIADSVVILDEVQLLPPNLLWPCTEAMAQLVSHYRTTLVLATATQPALAVSGPLAQQSCREIIPDPTALYARLKRTEIVLPDDLQARRSWEEIAEELQQYPQVLCVVNTRPDCRKLAELAGEDVVYLSTWLCGEHRSQKIRAVRERLKAGAPVRVVSTQLVEAGVDLDFPVVYRAFTGLSSIAQAAGRCNREGRSKNPGQVIVFMPPKPAPPGVLRKAEDAFIGLLQSECPPSPDDPDSYPRFFRAFYQAQNDDGKQTFTRMLVRDARTFQFQFREAAAAFRMIEEDSVPVLVRFGDSDQWISQLRALGPKRELMRRLQRYTVGVPRKLVPKLLGNGLFEELPPAGSGLYVQTMSSLYSETFGLNLDLEALNPGELII, encoded by the coding sequence ATGAAAAACAGTGCATGGATCACCGTGCCGTATGCACATTCCCTGGCTGGACAGGGGCCGGAGAGCTGGGAGCCGCTGGAACGGCATGGGCAGGAAGTGGCAAGGATGGCAGCGGGCTTTGCCGCTGCCTTTCATTCGGCACAGTGGGCGGAACTGGCAGGGGAGCTGCACGATACGGGCAAGGCGCGGGCTTCGTTTCAAAAGTACCTGCAGTATGCCAACGGCCTTTTGGACAGCGCCTGTGATGCCCCGGAGCATGCACACTCCGGCGCGGGCGCCTGCTGGGCAGCGGCAAAGCTCGGGCTGGCCGGCAGGCTTTTGGCCTACTGCATTGCCGGACACCATGCGGGCCTGCCGGATTTTGCCGGTGGCATCACGCCGAACGGCGCATTGCAGCAGCGCCTGGGGGAAGATGGCAAGGTGCTTGCCGAGCCGGCGCTTGCGGCATGGATAGCTCGGCATGAAGCCGGCTGGCTGGCCCGCAGGCCGGGGCCGCCGTGGCCCTTCAAGGATACTGATGTCAGCTTCTGGTTGCGGATGCTCTTCTCCTGCCTGGTGGATGCCGATTTCCTCTGCACCGAAGGCTTTATGTCGCCTGCGCAGGCAGCGGCACGTGGCATCTACCTGCCGCTTGCCAAACTGGCTGACCTGTTTTTTGCCAATCTTGCTGCAATGCAGCAGGCTGCGGCATCGACCGAAGTCAATCGTATCCGGTCTGAAATCCGAGCCGCCTGCGAACAGGCGGCGCACGAAGCGCCGGGCCTCTTTTCACTCACCGTGCCTACCGGCGGCGGCAAGACCCTCTCCGGCACGGCCTTTGCCCTGCGTCATGCGCTCAGGCATGGCATGAAGCGTATTATTTATGTTATTCCTTACAGATCTATCATCGAACAGACCGCCGACGTGCTGCGCTCTTTTTTGGGCACGGACAATGTCGTGGAGCACCACACGGATCTTGATCCGGACAAGGAAAGCCAGGCCTCGCGTCTGGCGGCCGAAAACTGGGATGCGCCCATCATCGTGACCACGACGGTGCAGTTCTTCGAGTCACTGTACGCCTGCCGCTCCAGCGCGTGCCGCAAGCTCCACAACATCGCGGACAGTGTGGTCATTCTGGATGAAGTACAGCTCCTGCCCCCGAATCTGCTGTGGCCCTGCACAGAGGCCATGGCGCAACTGGTCAGCCATTATCGCACGACCTTGGTGCTGGCCACCGCAACCCAGCCCGCGCTGGCGGTCAGCGGGCCGCTGGCCCAGCAGTCCTGCCGGGAAATCATCCCCGATCCGACTGCTCTCTATGCCCGGCTGAAGCGAACGGAAATCGTGCTGCCCGATGATTTGCAGGCGCGCAGAAGCTGGGAAGAAATCGCGGAGGAACTGCAACAGTACCCGCAGGTGCTCTGTGTGGTCAACACCCGTCCCGACTGCCGGAAACTCGCAGAGCTGGCGGGAGAAGACGTGGTCTATCTTTCCACCTGGCTCTGCGGTGAACACCGCTCGCAGAAAATCAGGGCTGTCAGGGAACGACTCAAGGCCGGAGCGCCGGTACGGGTGGTCAGCACGCAACTGGTGGAAGCAGGCGTGGATCTGGACTTCCCGGTGGTGTACCGGGCCTTTACCGGGCTGTCGTCCATTGCCCAGGCGGCCGGGCGCTGCAACCGCGAAGGCCGGAGCAAGAACCCAGGCCAGGTGATCGTCTTCATGCCGCCAAAACCCGCACCACCAGGGGTATTGCGCAAGGCCGAAGACGCCTTTATCGGCCTGCTGCAATCGGAGTGCCCGCCTTCTCCTGATGATCCGGACAGCTATCCCCGGTTTTTCAGGGCCTTTTATCAGGCACAGAATGACGATGGCAAACAGACTTTTACCCGCATGCTGGTACGTGATGCCCGCACCTTTCAGTTTCAGTTCCGGGAAGCGGCTGCAGCTTTCAGGATGATTGAGGAGGATAGCGTGCCTGTTCTGGTCCGCTTTGGCGACAGCGACCAATGGATCAGCCAACTGCGCGCCCTTGGCCCAAAGCGCGAGCTCATGCGCCGCCTGCAGCGCTACACGGTTGGCGTGCCCCGCAAGTTGGTGCCGAAACTTTTAGGCAATGGCCTCTTTGAAGAATTGCCGCCCGCCGGTTCCGGCCTCTATGTACAAACCATGTCATCGCTCTACAGTGAAACTTTCGGGCTGAACCTTGACTTGGAGGCACTGAATCCCGGAGAATTGATCATCTGA
- a CDS encoding ribose-phosphate diphosphokinase, with protein MQEGRGPIIIANQASQELAGKVASLMGLELSAMCIREFADGEIYHAFPRSLRGHDLAIIAATPDDASHMELLDLLAGARYWNARSVNVVIPYLGYSTMERAKPDSGEIPKGITRTRQLFRARPDYVAFLDLHSEAVMHAHTGEVRIRHLWTERMAAAYIRQLGLQDLVLVSPDYGFSKRVGRLAGLLDCPHTAANKDRYDRDKTIVGQLSSAVKGRTALICDDMIRTGGSMLQTIDRCREAGARDVLVMATHLVLAGDARARFRDKGIRCILGTDSYPGRRNDELVKVFSVAPLIAEELAAYLDIG; from the coding sequence ATGCAGGAGGGCAGGGGGCCCATCATCATCGCGAACCAGGCGAGCCAGGAACTGGCTGGCAAGGTCGCCTCGCTCATGGGGCTTGAGCTCAGTGCCATGTGCATCCGCGAATTTGCGGACGGGGAAATCTATCACGCCTTTCCCCGGAGCCTGCGCGGTCATGATCTGGCGATCATCGCGGCCACACCGGATGATGCGAGCCATATGGAGCTTCTGGATCTGCTGGCCGGCGCCCGGTACTGGAACGCCCGCAGCGTCAACGTGGTGATTCCCTATCTGGGTTATTCCACCATGGAGCGGGCCAAACCGGACTCCGGCGAAATCCCCAAGGGCATCACCCGCACCCGCCAGCTTTTCCGCGCCCGGCCGGATTACGTGGCCTTCCTCGACCTGCACTCCGAGGCTGTGATGCATGCCCATACGGGCGAGGTGCGCATCCGCCACCTGTGGACGGAACGCATGGCCGCTGCGTACATTCGGCAACTGGGGCTCCAGGACCTGGTGCTGGTTTCGCCGGATTACGGTTTTTCCAAGCGGGTGGGGCGGCTGGCCGGGCTTTTGGATTGCCCCCATACCGCGGCCAACAAGGACCGCTATGACAGGGACAAGACCATCGTGGGCCAGCTTTCCAGCGCAGTGAAGGGACGCACCGCCCTTATTTGCGACGACATGATCCGCACCGGCGGTTCCATGCTGCAGACCATCGACCGCTGCCGGGAGGCGGGCGCCAGGGATGTGCTCGTCATGGCCACCCACCTGGTGCTGGCCGGAGATGCCCGCGCCCGTTTTCGGGACAAGGGTATTCGCTGCATTCTGGGTACGGACAGCTATCCGGGCCGCCGGAACGACGAGTTGGTCAAGGTCTTTTCCGTGGCCCCGCTCATTGCCGAGGAGCTAGCGGCTTATCTGGATATTGGTTGA
- the leuB gene encoding 3-isopropylmalate dehydrogenase, producing MKKIAVLAGDGIGPEVMAEAIKVLDVAQKRFGFALEYRQADVGGIAIDHHGEALPKSTLAACEAADAILFGSVGGPKWEGLPPAQQPERAALLPLRKHFDLFCNFRPARVFEPLAAACPLRADIVGRGFDILVVRELTSGIYFGQPKGREGSGADERAWDTKVYRRSEIERIAHMAFQAARRRRRKLTSVDKANVLTSMVFWREIVRDVARSYPDVELNHIYIDNATMQLVRDPHQFDVLLCGNMFGDIISDEAAMLTGSMGMLASASLNGGSFGLFEPAGGSAPDIAGKNVANPLAQILSAALMLRYSLGEEEAARAIEGAVEQVLANNIRTRDIAAAGHAPVSTQGMGDAVAVALES from the coding sequence GTGAAGAAGATAGCAGTTCTGGCTGGCGACGGCATTGGCCCGGAAGTCATGGCCGAGGCCATCAAGGTCCTGGATGTGGCGCAGAAGCGCTTTGGCTTTGCCCTTGAATACCGGCAGGCAGATGTGGGCGGCATTGCCATCGATCACCATGGCGAGGCCCTGCCCAAATCGACGCTGGCCGCCTGCGAGGCTGCGGATGCCATTCTTTTCGGTTCGGTCGGCGGGCCCAAATGGGAAGGTCTGCCGCCCGCCCAGCAGCCGGAGCGGGCCGCGCTCCTGCCACTGCGCAAGCATTTTGACCTGTTCTGCAATTTCCGGCCTGCCAGGGTTTTCGAGCCCCTGGCCGCTGCCTGCCCGCTGCGCGCCGACATCGTGGGCCGGGGCTTTGACATCCTGGTGGTGCGGGAACTGACCTCGGGCATCTATTTCGGCCAGCCCAAGGGCCGGGAGGGGAGCGGTGCGGACGAGCGGGCCTGGGACACCAAGGTCTACAGGCGCTCCGAAATCGAGCGCATTGCCCACATGGCCTTTCAGGCCGCGCGCCGCCGCCGCCGCAAGCTCACCTCGGTTGACAAGGCCAATGTGCTCACCAGCATGGTTTTCTGGCGCGAGATCGTCAGGGACGTGGCCAGGAGCTATCCGGATGTGGAACTCAATCATATCTACATCGACAACGCCACCATGCAGCTTGTGCGCGACCCGCACCAGTTCGACGTCCTGCTCTGCGGCAACATGTTTGGCGATATCATCTCGGATGAGGCGGCCATGCTGACCGGCTCCATGGGCATGCTGGCCTCGGCCAGCCTCAACGGCGGCAGCTTCGGCCTCTTCGAGCCGGCAGGCGGTTCGGCTCCGGACATTGCGGGCAAAAATGTCGCCAATCCGCTGGCGCAGATTCTCTCCGCAGCCCTGATGCTGCGCTACAGCCTGGGCGAGGAAGAGGCTGCCAGAGCCATTGAAGGGGCGGTGGAGCAGGTGCTGGCCAACAATATCCGCACCAGGGACATTGCCGCCGCGGGGCATGCCCCGGTCAGCACCCAGGGCATGGGCGACGCGGTGGCCGTGGCGCTGGAGTCCTGA
- the selB gene encoding selenocysteine-specific translation elongation factor, translated as MRALVLGTAGHVDHGKTSFIRALSGVDCDRLKEEKKRGITIELGFASLDLPGGRRLGIVDVPGHEKFVRNMVAGAAGMDLVAFVVAADEGIMPQTVEHFEICRLLGLKDGIIVLSKIDLVDAEWQAMVTAELREFFKGSFLESAPILPVNAQSGEGIAAVRQALAEKVAALPVEEASGPFRLPIDRVFSMRGFGTVITGTALSGRIALGEELCFYPGGLTARIRGIQVHGEARDMAEAGHRTAINVQGLETEDIAKGDMAATPGTMLLSRVLDVLVQASTGGSRPLRHRSSVRVHLGTREIPGRVSLVQSEALAPGESGLAQLLLQEAVAAWPGDRFVLRSYSPATTLAGGSILALWPGRKRKRGTEQSRALAGRTLSVYAHGTPQACLAQLVAESGLRGLNQAELAAASGIFGRRLQKLLQEPLARGEIVQADGRLLAGTETLRLQEDILHALAGFHKANPLKTGLGREELKSRLQERHQQAASRLLAQQLAVLERQGKIAQEGGELRLAGHAVQLQVDEAALETGLLARFLEAGLQPPNLKDALALFPEAPEKQVRQVLQLLEQRGDLVRVNETLFFHRDVLAGLQTRLAAFLQEKGEIDAPAFKELTGLSRKFLIPLLEYFDRIKLTIRIGDRRVPRKQSGTKSE; from the coding sequence ATGCGGGCGCTTGTTCTGGGGACAGCGGGGCACGTGGATCACGGCAAGACCAGCTTCATTCGCGCACTCAGCGGCGTGGACTGCGACCGGCTCAAGGAGGAAAAGAAGCGCGGCATCACGATAGAGCTGGGTTTTGCCAGTCTGGATTTGCCGGGCGGCCGGCGTCTGGGCATTGTGGATGTGCCTGGCCATGAAAAATTTGTGCGCAACATGGTTGCCGGTGCGGCAGGCATGGATCTGGTGGCCTTCGTGGTGGCGGCGGACGAGGGCATCATGCCGCAGACTGTGGAGCACTTCGAGATCTGCCGTTTGCTGGGCCTGAAAGACGGCATCATCGTGCTGAGCAAAATCGACCTGGTGGATGCCGAGTGGCAGGCCATGGTGACAGCCGAGCTGCGGGAATTTTTCAAGGGCAGCTTTCTGGAAAGCGCTCCCATTCTGCCGGTCAACGCCCAGAGCGGCGAGGGCATTGCAGCGGTGCGGCAGGCCCTGGCTGAAAAGGTTGCCGCGCTCCCTGTGGAGGAGGCCTCTGGCCCTTTTCGCCTGCCCATTGACCGTGTCTTCAGCATGAGGGGCTTTGGCACGGTCATTACCGGAACGGCGCTTTCGGGCCGCATCGCTCTTGGCGAGGAACTCTGCTTCTATCCCGGTGGGCTGACAGCCAGAATCCGTGGCATTCAGGTGCACGGCGAGGCGCGGGACATGGCCGAGGCCGGGCATCGCACGGCCATCAATGTCCAGGGTCTGGAGACGGAAGACATCGCAAAGGGCGACATGGCCGCAACTCCGGGCACCATGCTGCTGTCCCGCGTTCTGGACGTGCTGGTGCAGGCCTCCACCGGCGGCTCCAGACCGCTCAGGCACCGGAGCTCTGTGCGTGTGCACCTGGGGACACGGGAGATTCCCGGTCGGGTATCGCTTGTGCAGAGCGAGGCGCTGGCCCCTGGCGAAAGCGGCCTGGCCCAGCTCCTGTTACAGGAAGCGGTGGCGGCCTGGCCGGGCGACCGCTTTGTTCTCAGAAGCTATTCCCCGGCCACCACACTGGCCGGCGGTAGCATTCTTGCCCTTTGGCCTGGCCGGAAAAGAAAGCGGGGTACGGAGCAGAGCCGGGCGCTGGCCGGGAGGACGCTCTCCGTCTATGCGCACGGCACGCCCCAGGCCTGCCTGGCGCAACTGGTGGCGGAAAGCGGCCTGCGCGGTCTGAACCAGGCAGAACTTGCGGCAGCCAGCGGCATCTTTGGCAGGCGTCTGCAAAAACTTTTGCAGGAGCCGCTTGCCAGGGGCGAGATCGTGCAGGCCGATGGCCGCTTGCTGGCGGGCACCGAGACCTTGCGCCTGCAGGAAGACATATTGCATGCGCTGGCCGGTTTTCATAAGGCCAACCCGCTCAAAACCGGCCTGGGTCGCGAGGAGCTGAAAAGCCGGCTGCAGGAGCGGCATCAGCAGGCGGCCTCGCGGCTCCTGGCCCAGCAGTTGGCGGTGCTGGAGCGCCAGGGGAAAATAGCGCAGGAAGGCGGTGAACTGCGGCTTGCGGGCCATGCGGTGCAACTGCAAGTCGACGAAGCGGCGCTGGAGACCGGGCTGCTCGCCCGTTTTCTTGAGGCAGGCCTGCAACCGCCGAATCTGAAGGATGCGCTGGCCCTCTTTCCGGAGGCCCCGGAAAAACAGGTCCGGCAGGTGCTGCAGCTCCTGGAGCAGCGGGGTGACCTCGTGCGGGTCAACGAGACGCTTTTCTTTCATCGCGACGTGCTGGCGGGCCTGCAAACACGGCTTGCGGCCTTTTTGCAGGAGAAGGGCGAAATCGATGCTCCGGCCTTCAAGGAGCTGACCGGCCTGAGCCGCAAGTTCCTCATTCCGCTTCTGGAATACTTTGACCGCATCAAGCTCACCATCCGCATTGGCGACAGGCGGGTTCCGAGAAAGCAGAGCGGAACAAAGAGCGAGTGA